The Mesorhizobium sp. AR02 region GACCAGCAGGGCGAGGTTGACCATCGAACCGATTCCATATTTGCCGATGGTGAAGGCCATCGCGCCGAAAGCCCCGATCGGTGCGGCCTTCATCAGAATGCCGACCAGCTTGAACACCGGCGCGATGAGCGCCTGGAGCAGAGAAAGCACAGGCTTCCCCGTGTCTCCGCCCTTTGCCAGAGCGATGCCGAACAGAACCGAGAAGAACAGGACCTGCAGGATGTCGCCCTCCGCGAAGGCACCGACGACCGTTGACGGGATGATGTTCATCAGGAAGCCGATCACCGACTGCTGGTGCGCCTTTGCGGCATAGGTGCTCACCGCCTGGGCATCGAGCGACGCCGGATCGATGTTGAGGCCGGCGCCGGGCTGAACGACATTAGCAACTATGAGGCCGACGATCAGTGCCAGCGTCGAGAAGGTTAGGAAATAGAACATCGCCTTCCCGGCGACCCGGCCCAACTTCTGAAGATCGTTCATGCCGGCGATGCCGGTCGCAATTGTCAGGAAGATGACAGGCGCGATGACCATCTTGACGAGCTTGATGAATGCATCTCCGAGCGGCTTCACGCTTTCGCCGATCTCCGGATAGAAATAGCCAAGTGCGACGCCAAGCGCGATTGCGGCAAGCACCTGCACGTAAAGCCGCGCAAAATGGGGTTTATGAGGGCCTGCGTTCGCGCTGCGGATCTCTGGAGCTAACACTGTCTCTCTCCCTGACCGGGTCGGGGCGGGCGCTTCCTCCCTTCCCAGGCTTCTCCCACGCGGCGCCCCGGTCCAACGCTGCTGCCATCTCGGTCGCAAGTGCCGTGCCAAATGAAAACCTTCGCCAGACGCCCCTCAGGCTTGCGGTTTTGCCAGCAGTTGGATGACCCCGCATTTTCCGTCTGGTTTGCGGCACCTGAGCGGAGCATTGCGTCGAAGATCGCCGAGCCACTTGTTTCCCGACGTGCTCTTCATAGCTCCCTGCGGCAGAAGACGGACGTTTCCGCCCTCATTGATTCCAGTCGCAGGCCATAAACCGAGTGGGGTGTCGCTCTCACTTGACCTCAAGTTGCAACCCTCACAGCATAAGTCAGGTTGGTTGGGTGTTTGTTCCGCCCCCTGCTACGGGCGTCAGATGATCGGCGCGATGGTGGGGCCCGCTCAGCCCGCCAGACGAAGAAACTCGTCGAGTCAGGAGGGCTCAGACACGCCTACCAAACATTCCCACGCCACCGCCGCCGATCTCAAATGGAGGCTCTCCCCGTACGGCTCCATTTGATGGCACTCCAGCGGTTCTCCATACGGTCTACGTCAGGTCCGACAAGATCGGCATTACGCCGGCGTCAGCCAAGATGAACTTCGACAGTAGCGCCGCGCTTCAAAGCCGGGCGACGTTCCCAACCTGTGGCGCGACAATTCTGGGTTCTTCCGCATATTTGGTGCAGGTGCGTCGTTCCCTTGGTTCCCCCGTCTGTTTCTACGGTCGTTAGGCGGCTGCCAGCAGCCTGTTTCTCAGCAGCGGATACCCGGAGCGCCCATACATCTGGCGCTTGATGGTCTTGAGACGGTTGATCTGTCCCTCGACGGGACTGGTGCTCCAGGGCTGGGTGATTGCGGCCCGAACAGCCGCAATGTCACGGCCGATGCCTGCTGCAAGGGAAGCCAGTTCGCTGTCCGTGGCGTCCTCGATCTATTGCTCGAGGCCGGCATCATCGTCGCCGCGTATCAGTGCAGCGAAACGTCGAGCCAAGTCACCCGCCTTCAAGAGTTCCGGCGCGCAGTCATAGAGATGGCCCAAGAATTGCTCGGTCTGCTCATCGAGCAAAGTCGTGTCTTCACTCAGCAGCCATGCACAGTTTCGGCATTTCAGCTCCTGTTCGTGAGCCACTCTGGCTCAGCTCAGGCAGAAATTCCACTTAACCCCCTGTTCAATTTTGCCGAGCCAGCTCTCACAAAGCAGGAATCCCGAAGAGTTCACCGGCCGGCACATGCCGGCATTCATCCTGGCCTGTCGCCACGACCATCATCGTCAATCTTACGATGGTGGTATTCGCGAGCCGCAGCTGGACCGGCTTCGTCGTGAAGAACTCCTATGCCGCCAGCTAGGAATTCCATCGCAGCGGACGATGATAGGAGCATGGCGTGGCCCGCGCAGTCATGATGTCCATCTGCTCGTCCCTCAATCCGAATATATGTTGCGTCGTCCGAGGCCACGCTTTTTCCGGCGGCGCGAAGCGCGTGATGCGTGTCCAAAACCTGACAGCGGCAGAAAACATGTCGGGTTCAATACAACCGGACATCTTGGACATTTGGAGGTTTTTCAAAGCGCAATCATGGGCTTATTGCGCGCTGAGCGTGCTGGCACGGCCTTTGCGAATTGAGATGCGGCAACACTGAGTGAAGGCTGACTGCATGCAGACGAACAAGACGAGCGATGCTCTCCTTTCCTTGAACCTTCTGCCCCGTCTCTACCGGGGAAACAAGCTCGCGCATAAAGCGCGCAATCTTTGGCAATAGCTTTGGAGAACAACATGGTGTTGCGTATGGAGTCCCCGGCTCCTCCCATCAAAGTGGACGACTGGCTGCGTGGCGAGCCCCTCACGAACTTCCAGCCCGGCAAGGTGTACCTCCTAGAATTTTGGGCGACTGGGTGCGGACCCTGTGTGGCGGCGATGCCTCATCTGATGCAGCTGCAGGAGAAATATCGAGACAGCGGATTTGAGGTCGTCGGAGTCGCAGCTAGCGAACAGGGCCCGACCGCGGAGGAGGCGCGGACCAGCTTGGATGCTTGGCTGACCGAGAGGTTCCCGAATCTGAACTATCGGATCGCGTTCGACTACACAGGCGAAATGAACAAGCTTTGGATGGAACCCAGCTTGTCTGTCGGGATTCCGGCCTCGTTCGTGGTCGACCGGGACGGCCACATCGCCTTTATCGGCCACCCGGCGGACCTCGAGGACGTTTTGCCGAAGGTTCTTAACGGCAGCTGGCGCAGCAGCGATGAAGCGAAAGCCGCCGATACACGGCGAGTCGCTAGTGACCAACGCACAGCGCGCGAACTATCGCTGACCATGCCGATATACGCCAAACTTCGGCCGGCGATGGAGGCCGAGGATTGGATGGCGGCACTCACGGCCATCGAAGAAGGCCTCGCCTTAATGCCAGATGATAGCGGGTTCCGGGAAACTCATGCGAATCTACTGCTTCACAAGCGGCGCGACATGCGGGCCGGCTTGCCAGCCATGCGCCAATTAGTCGAGGACGCGATCGACAAAAAATTCGTGGCCGTGTCTTGGATGGTCATGGCCCTGAACCAACTCTTCGATCCGGAAATGGACAACTCCCATCTCCCCCGTGCTGAGCGCTTTGCGATGGGCGACAAGCTCTCGGAACAGATCCTGACACTCAATCCTCCACAAGGCGACGGCCCCCTTAAATTCCGTTGGTACCTCCCGGTCGCTCAGTATTATTACGAGAGCGGCGACAAGGATCGCGCGATCGATTTGATCGAGGTGGCATTGAAATCTCTGGGTGATCCGGAGACAATGCCGGACCACATCAAACAGTACTACCTTAGCCCATTGCTCCAAGCCCTGGCCAACTACACGGGTGAAAACGCCTGTTACGCGGATCTTTGTGTGGTTCCGCAAAACAAGGCTCCTGACAATCAAACCGCAGTCGCCTCATGAGCAAAGATCGCAAAGGGATGACAATTGGAATTGAACCCTGGCCAATTCGTCCAGTTTCTGCGGCGGGCCCGCGGTAAGTATGTCCATTGCAGCACAGGGCGCATCGCTTGCCGCAGGTTGGAGTTCAAAACTTGCGATGCCCTCCGGCTGCATCGCGGGAGACGGGATACTCGACGCGATTCTGGCCGCGGTGGAAGACCCCGCAGTCGAGGACCTCTTCAAGATCGGCCAGCGGGACATAAATTGCGTGGAATCGGCCGCCCGGAGCCGGACGTCGGCTGCGCAAGTGTGCCCGAAGCAGGGGTCCCCGAAAACAGAAATCCTCCTTCGAGGACGAGGACTGAAATTGAGGAGAAGGTGAAATGTCTGATGCCGCGGTTAGCCCTGCTGTAAACGAGCACGAGGCGGCCCTTGCCACCCCGTTTGTCAAATGCCTCGTGCGGCTGATCCGTGCTCAAGACTTTGACGGCTCATGGCGAGGCAAGGCTGACACCGAGCTGCTGGCCGGCTTCATCATCACGAAGGAACAGCGCCGTGCCATCCCCATCATCGGCGATCCTGATCCGGACGTGCTGTGGAGGCTGGACATGTTTTACACCGCCGTCAGTCTTGCCATCGAGGAGCGCTCCGGCCTGATCACATCGCCAATGAAGGAGATGAAACCGATGGGGGCTTCGGGCGCCTGGTTTCCACGGCCGGGCGGTTGGTCGTTCTGTCGAGACGTCCACCGGTTTGGCTTCGAGACGTTCCGGAAACTCGCGGAGGCCGGTACGAAACTGGTCGACGATGCGACTGCAGCTATTGGCTTCCCGCCGTGGCGCGGCCGTGAAGAAACTGATTTCGAGGAAGGATTTATGTCAAACCTAGATGAGATGGGGAAGAAAGTCCGAAAGCTTCAGCTGCGTGCGGCAGTTGCGAAGATGAAATTGCGCGACCTTGCAGAGGATCTCCCGGTCCAATGGACTGAGATAGAGGAGGTTGCCGAGAAAGCGTACGCCGTTTTTGCCGAGTTGGATGATGCCAAGAGAGAGCTCGCTGCAATGAAGAATTTACGATGAGGAGCACATTCACCACCCGCGACGGCTCCATATGGCTGCCGGAATATCTGACCGCTATAGATGGCAGGACTTGTATCGGCTGCGGCCGCTGTTTCAAGGTCTGCTCGCGCGAGGTCATGCACCTTCACGGCGTCGATGACGCGGGTGAAATCCTCGGCGTCTGCGACGGCGAAGACGACGACTTCGATGGCGAGCTCAATCGCATGATCATGGTTGTCGATAATGCCGGCCGATGCATTGGCTGCGGAGCCTGCGCCCGCGTCTGCCCGAAG contains the following coding sequences:
- a CDS encoding TlpA disulfide reductase family protein, which translates into the protein MVLRMESPAPPIKVDDWLRGEPLTNFQPGKVYLLEFWATGCGPCVAAMPHLMQLQEKYRDSGFEVVGVAASEQGPTAEEARTSLDAWLTERFPNLNYRIAFDYTGEMNKLWMEPSLSVGIPASFVVDRDGHIAFIGHPADLEDVLPKVLNGSWRSSDEAKAADTRRVASDQRTARELSLTMPIYAKLRPAMEAEDWMAALTAIEEGLALMPDDSGFRETHANLLLHKRRDMRAGLPAMRQLVEDAIDKKFVAVSWMVMALNQLFDPEMDNSHLPRAERFAMGDKLSEQILTLNPPQGDGPLKFRWYLPVAQYYYESGDKDRAIDLIEVALKSLGDPETMPDHIKQYYLSPLLQALANYTGENACYADLCVVPQNKAPDNQTAVAS
- a CDS encoding NifX-associated nitrogen fixation protein, with the translated sequence MSDAAVSPAVNEHEAALATPFVKCLVRLIRAQDFDGSWRGKADTELLAGFIITKEQRRAIPIIGDPDPDVLWRLDMFYTAVSLAIEERSGLITSPMKEMKPMGASGAWFPRPGGWSFCRDVHRFGFETFRKLAEAGTKLVDDATAAIGFPPWRGREETDFEEGFMSNLDEMGKKVRKLQLRAAVAKMKLRDLAEDLPVQWTEIEEVAEKAYAVFAELDDAKRELAAMKNLR
- a CDS encoding dicarboxylate/amino acid:cation symporter; amino-acid sequence: MLAPEIRSANAGPHKPHFARLYVQVLAAIALGVALGYFYPEIGESVKPLGDAFIKLVKMVIAPVIFLTIATGIAGMNDLQKLGRVAGKAMFYFLTFSTLALIVGLIVANVVQPGAGLNIDPASLDAQAVSTYAAKAHQQSVIGFLMNIIPSTVVGAFAEGDILQVLFFSVLFGIALAKGGDTGKPVLSLLQALIAPVFKLVGILMKAAPIGAFGAMAFTIGKYGIGSMVNLALLVATFYLTAFLFVFGVLGAVCRYNGFSIFSLIRYIKEELLLVLATSSSEAALPSLMEKIERAGAKRSVVGLVIPAGYSFNLDGTNIYMTLAALFIAQATNTDLSIVDQVLLLLVAMLSSKGSAGVTGAGFITLAATLAVVPSVPVAGLALILGVDRFMSECRALTNLVGNAVAALVIARWEGELDKAQLEAAFSGHQLAETLNRPIDRAPIAPAKWPGP
- the fdxB gene encoding ferredoxin III, nif-specific, translating into MRSTFTTRDGSIWLPEYLTAIDGRTCIGCGRCFKVCSREVMHLHGVDDAGEILGVCDGEDDDFDGELNRMIMVVDNAGRCIGCGACARVCPKNCQTHVAADQVAA